One window of the Ammospiza nelsoni isolate bAmmNel1 chromosome 2, bAmmNel1.pri, whole genome shotgun sequence genome contains the following:
- the GSX1 gene encoding GS homeobox 1: MPRSFLVDSLVLREAGEKKGEGSPPPPLFPYAVHPSHPLPGLPAGACHARKAGLLCVCPLCVTASQLHPPPPAIPLIKASFPPFGSQYCHSPLARQQHSVSAVSVGHAPALYQGAYPLPDPRQFHCISVDSTSSQLPSSKRMRTAFTSTQLLELEREFASNMYLSRLRRIEIATYLNLSEKQVKIWFQNRRVKHKKEGKSSSHRGGGGGHSCKCSSLSTTKCSEDDEDLRMSPSSSGKDDRGLAVTP, from the exons ATGCCGCGCTCCTTCCTGGTGGACTCGCTGGTGCTGCGGGAGGCGGGCGAGAAGAAGGGGGAGGGCAGTCCTCCGCCGCCGCTCTTCCCTTACGCCGTGCACCCCTCGCACCCGCTGCCCGGGCTGCCGGCCGGAGCCTGCCACGCTCGCAAGGCCGGGCTGCTCTGCGTCTGCCCGCTCTGTGTCACCGCCTCCCAGCTGcacccgccgccgcccgccatCCCCCTCATCAAggcttccttccctcccttcgGCTCCCAGTACTGCCACTCGCCCCTGGCCCGCCAGCAGCACTCCGTCTCCGCCGTCAGCGTCGGGCACGCACCGGCGCTCTACCAGGGCGCCTACCCGCTGCCCGACCCGCGGCAGTTCCACTGCATCTCCGTGG ACAGCACGTccagccagctgcccagcagcaagCGGATGCGCACCGCATTCACCAGCAcgcagctcctggagctggagagggagttCGCCTCCAACATGTACCTCTCCCGACTGCGGCGAATCGAGATCGCCACCTACCTGAACCTCTCCGAGAAGCAGGTGAAGATCTGGTTCCAGAACCGACGGGTCAAGCACAAGAAAGAAGGCAAAAGTAGCTCCCACCGGGGCGGGGGGGGCGGCCACAGCTGCAAATGCTCGTCCCTTTCCACCACTAAGTGCTCGGAGGACGACGAGGACTTGCGCATGTCTCCGTCCTCCTCGGGGAAGGACGACAGAGGTCTCGCAGTCACCCCCTAA